A stretch of Physeter macrocephalus isolate SW-GA chromosome 8, ASM283717v5, whole genome shotgun sequence DNA encodes these proteins:
- the VPS26C gene encoding vacuolar protein sorting-associated protein 26C isoform X6, translating to MGTALDIKVKRANKVYHAGEMLSGVVVVSGKDPVQHQGVSLTVEGTVNLQLSAKSVGVFEAFYNSVKPIQIINSTIEMVKPGKFPSGKTEIPFEFPLHVKGNRVLYETYHGVFVNIQYTLRCDMRRSLLAKDLTKTCEFIVHSAPQKGKLTPSPVDFTVTPETLQNVKERALLPKFLIRGHLNSTNCVITQPLTGELVVESSEAAIKSIELQLVRVETCGCAEGYARDATEIQNIQIADGDVCRGLSVPIYMVFPRLFTCPTLETTNFKVDAEPQLWRNC from the exons gaaatGCTCTCCGGGGTGGTGGTCGTATCTGGGAAGGATCCGGTCCAGCACCAGGGGGTCTCCTTGACAGTGGAAGGAACCGTGAACCTCCAACTCAGCGCCAAGAGTGTGGGTGTGTTCGAAGCATTCTATAATTCTGTTAAG CCCATCCAGATTATCAACAGTACCATCGAAATGGTGAAACCAGGAAAATTTCCCAGTGGCAAAACAGAAATTCCTTTTGAATTTCCTCTGCACGTGAAGGGTAACAGAGTTCTGTATGAGACTTACCACGGCGTGTTTGTCAACATTCAG TATACCCTGCGCTGTGACATGAGGCGGTCCCTGCTGGCCAAGGACTTGACCAAGACCTGTGAATTCATCGTTCACTCTGCT CCTCAGAAGGGGAAACTGACTCCGAGCCCCGTGGACTTCACTGTCACACCTGAAACCTTACAGAATGTCAAAGAG aGAGCCTTGCTCCCCAAATTTCTCATCAGAGGACATCTCAACTCGACCAACTGTGTTATCACACAGCCACTAACGGGAGAGCTGGTGGTGGAGAGCTCGGAGGCCGCCATCAAAAGCATCGAGCTGCAGCTGGTGCGCGTGGAGACCTGCG GCTGTGCAGAAGGGTACGCCCGCGATGCCACAGAGATTCAGAACATTCAGATCGCCGACGGGGACGTTTGTCGGGGCCTCTCTGTCCCCATATACATGGTCTTCCCCCGGCTCTTCACCTGCCCGACACTGGAGACCACCAACTTCAAAGTGG atgcagaaccacagCTGTGGAGGAACTGCTGA
- the VPS26C gene encoding vacuolar protein sorting-associated protein 26C isoform X2, with the protein MLSGVVVVSGKDPVQHQGVSLTVEGTVNLQLSAKSVGVFEAFYNSVKPIQIINSTIEMVKPGKFPSGKTEIPFEFPLHVKGNRVLYETYHGVFVNIQYTLRCDMRRSLLAKDLTKTCEFIVHSAPQKGKLTPSPVDFTVTPETLQNVKERALLPKFLIRGHLNSTNCVITQPLTGELVVESSEAAIKSIELQLVRVETCGCAEGYARDATEIQNIQIADGDVCRGLSVPIYMVFPRLFTCPTLETTNFKVGSICPPYTIQRHQGLECRVSACSHRDPPGHSLVPPPRVPPGVLPGHATHRVLKRVFFPEHTLQRDLSRGWLNLQMQNHSCGGTAE; encoded by the exons atGCTCTCCGGGGTGGTGGTCGTATCTGGGAAGGATCCGGTCCAGCACCAGGGGGTCTCCTTGACAGTGGAAGGAACCGTGAACCTCCAACTCAGCGCCAAGAGTGTGGGTGTGTTCGAAGCATTCTATAATTCTGTTAAG CCCATCCAGATTATCAACAGTACCATCGAAATGGTGAAACCAGGAAAATTTCCCAGTGGCAAAACAGAAATTCCTTTTGAATTTCCTCTGCACGTGAAGGGTAACAGAGTTCTGTATGAGACTTACCACGGCGTGTTTGTCAACATTCAG TATACCCTGCGCTGTGACATGAGGCGGTCCCTGCTGGCCAAGGACTTGACCAAGACCTGTGAATTCATCGTTCACTCTGCT CCTCAGAAGGGGAAACTGACTCCGAGCCCCGTGGACTTCACTGTCACACCTGAAACCTTACAGAATGTCAAAGAG aGAGCCTTGCTCCCCAAATTTCTCATCAGAGGACATCTCAACTCGACCAACTGTGTTATCACACAGCCACTAACGGGAGAGCTGGTGGTGGAGAGCTCGGAGGCCGCCATCAAAAGCATCGAGCTGCAGCTGGTGCGCGTGGAGACCTGCG GCTGTGCAGAAGGGTACGCCCGCGATGCCACAGAGATTCAGAACATTCAGATCGCCGACGGGGACGTTTGTCGGGGCCTCTCTGTCCCCATATACATGGTCTTCCCCCGGCTCTTCACCTGCCCGACACTGGAGACCACCAACTTCAAAGTGG GTAGTATATGCCCACCGTACACAATCCAGAGGCACCAGGGCCTCGAGTGCAGAGTCAGTGCCTGCAGCCACCGGGATCCGCCCGGCCACAGCCTCGTGCCACCCCCGCGCGTCCCACCAGGAGTGCTCCCTGGCCACGCCACACACCGCGTTCTGAAACGGGTGTTTTTTCCGGAGCATACACTGCAGCGCGACTTGagccgtggttggttgaatctgcagatgcagaaccacagCTGTGGAGGAACTGCTGAATAA
- the VPS26C gene encoding vacuolar protein sorting-associated protein 26C isoform X5 yields the protein MGTALDIKVKRANKVYHAGEMLSGVVVVSGKDPVQHQGVSLTVEGTVNLQLSAKSVGVFEAFYNSVKPIQIINSTIEMVKPGKFPSGKTEIPFEFPLHVKGNRVLYETYHGVFVNIQYTLRCDMRRSLLAKDLTKTCEFIVHSAPQKGKLTPSPVDFTVTPETLQNVKERALLPKFLIRGHLNSTNCVITQPLTGELVVESSEAAIKSIELQLVRVETCGCAEGYARDATEIQNIQIADGDVCRGLSVPIYMVFPRLFTCPTLETTNFKVEFEVNIVVLLHPEHLITENFPLKLCRM from the exons gaaatGCTCTCCGGGGTGGTGGTCGTATCTGGGAAGGATCCGGTCCAGCACCAGGGGGTCTCCTTGACAGTGGAAGGAACCGTGAACCTCCAACTCAGCGCCAAGAGTGTGGGTGTGTTCGAAGCATTCTATAATTCTGTTAAG CCCATCCAGATTATCAACAGTACCATCGAAATGGTGAAACCAGGAAAATTTCCCAGTGGCAAAACAGAAATTCCTTTTGAATTTCCTCTGCACGTGAAGGGTAACAGAGTTCTGTATGAGACTTACCACGGCGTGTTTGTCAACATTCAG TATACCCTGCGCTGTGACATGAGGCGGTCCCTGCTGGCCAAGGACTTGACCAAGACCTGTGAATTCATCGTTCACTCTGCT CCTCAGAAGGGGAAACTGACTCCGAGCCCCGTGGACTTCACTGTCACACCTGAAACCTTACAGAATGTCAAAGAG aGAGCCTTGCTCCCCAAATTTCTCATCAGAGGACATCTCAACTCGACCAACTGTGTTATCACACAGCCACTAACGGGAGAGCTGGTGGTGGAGAGCTCGGAGGCCGCCATCAAAAGCATCGAGCTGCAGCTGGTGCGCGTGGAGACCTGCG GCTGTGCAGAAGGGTACGCCCGCGATGCCACAGAGATTCAGAACATTCAGATCGCCGACGGGGACGTTTGTCGGGGCCTCTCTGTCCCCATATACATGGTCTTCCCCCGGCTCTTCACCTGCCCGACACTGGAGACCACCAACTTCAAAGTGG AGTTCGAGGTTAACATCGTTGTGCTGCTTCACCCTGAGCACCTCATCACAGAGAACTTCCCGCTGAAGCTCTGCAGGATGTAG
- the VPS26C gene encoding vacuolar protein sorting-associated protein 26C isoform X1 codes for MGTALDIKVKRANKVYHAGEMLSGVVVVSGKDPVQHQGVSLTVEGTVNLQLSAKSVGVFEAFYNSVKPIQIINSTIEMVKPGKFPSGKTEIPFEFPLHVKGNRVLYETYHGVFVNIQYTLRCDMRRSLLAKDLTKTCEFIVHSAPQKGKLTPSPVDFTVTPETLQNVKERALLPKFLIRGHLNSTNCVITQPLTGELVVESSEAAIKSIELQLVRVETCGCAEGYARDATEIQNIQIADGDVCRGLSVPIYMVFPRLFTCPTLETTNFKVGSICPPYTIQRHQGLECRVSACSHRDPPGHSLVPPPRVPPGVLPGHATHRVLKRVFFPEHTLQRDLSRGWLNLQMQNHSCGGTAE; via the exons gaaatGCTCTCCGGGGTGGTGGTCGTATCTGGGAAGGATCCGGTCCAGCACCAGGGGGTCTCCTTGACAGTGGAAGGAACCGTGAACCTCCAACTCAGCGCCAAGAGTGTGGGTGTGTTCGAAGCATTCTATAATTCTGTTAAG CCCATCCAGATTATCAACAGTACCATCGAAATGGTGAAACCAGGAAAATTTCCCAGTGGCAAAACAGAAATTCCTTTTGAATTTCCTCTGCACGTGAAGGGTAACAGAGTTCTGTATGAGACTTACCACGGCGTGTTTGTCAACATTCAG TATACCCTGCGCTGTGACATGAGGCGGTCCCTGCTGGCCAAGGACTTGACCAAGACCTGTGAATTCATCGTTCACTCTGCT CCTCAGAAGGGGAAACTGACTCCGAGCCCCGTGGACTTCACTGTCACACCTGAAACCTTACAGAATGTCAAAGAG aGAGCCTTGCTCCCCAAATTTCTCATCAGAGGACATCTCAACTCGACCAACTGTGTTATCACACAGCCACTAACGGGAGAGCTGGTGGTGGAGAGCTCGGAGGCCGCCATCAAAAGCATCGAGCTGCAGCTGGTGCGCGTGGAGACCTGCG GCTGTGCAGAAGGGTACGCCCGCGATGCCACAGAGATTCAGAACATTCAGATCGCCGACGGGGACGTTTGTCGGGGCCTCTCTGTCCCCATATACATGGTCTTCCCCCGGCTCTTCACCTGCCCGACACTGGAGACCACCAACTTCAAAGTGG GTAGTATATGCCCACCGTACACAATCCAGAGGCACCAGGGCCTCGAGTGCAGAGTCAGTGCCTGCAGCCACCGGGATCCGCCCGGCCACAGCCTCGTGCCACCCCCGCGCGTCCCACCAGGAGTGCTCCCTGGCCACGCCACACACCGCGTTCTGAAACGGGTGTTTTTTCCGGAGCATACACTGCAGCGCGACTTGagccgtggttggttgaatctgcagatgcagaaccacagCTGTGGAGGAACTGCTGAATAA
- the VPS26C gene encoding vacuolar protein sorting-associated protein 26C isoform X4 yields the protein MRLTTACLSTFRLRYEELTLRCPGGLSSRTLSTVASMASLPHVGRSSALAPAPSAVLPLQRAQRYTLRCDMRRSLLAKDLTKTCEFIVHSAPQKGKLTPSPVDFTVTPETLQNVKERALLPKFLIRGHLNSTNCVITQPLTGELVVESSEAAIKSIELQLVRVETCGCAEGYARDATEIQNIQIADGDVCRGLSVPIYMVFPRLFTCPTLETTNFKVGSICPPYTIQRHQGLECRVSACSHRDPPGHSLVPPPRVPPGVLPGHATHRVLKRVFFPEHTLQRDLSRGWLNLQMQNHSCGGTAE from the exons ATGAGACTTACCACGGCGTGTTTGTCAACATTCAG gTTAAGATACGAAGAGCTCACTTTGAGATGCCCTGGAGGCCTGAGCTCCAGGACCCTGAGCACCGTCGCTAGCATGGCTTCTCTTCCCCACGTGGGGCGCAGCTCTGCCCTTGCCCCGGCCCCCAGCGCGGTGCTGCCCCTGCAGAGAGCCCAGCGG TATACCCTGCGCTGTGACATGAGGCGGTCCCTGCTGGCCAAGGACTTGACCAAGACCTGTGAATTCATCGTTCACTCTGCT CCTCAGAAGGGGAAACTGACTCCGAGCCCCGTGGACTTCACTGTCACACCTGAAACCTTACAGAATGTCAAAGAG aGAGCCTTGCTCCCCAAATTTCTCATCAGAGGACATCTCAACTCGACCAACTGTGTTATCACACAGCCACTAACGGGAGAGCTGGTGGTGGAGAGCTCGGAGGCCGCCATCAAAAGCATCGAGCTGCAGCTGGTGCGCGTGGAGACCTGCG GCTGTGCAGAAGGGTACGCCCGCGATGCCACAGAGATTCAGAACATTCAGATCGCCGACGGGGACGTTTGTCGGGGCCTCTCTGTCCCCATATACATGGTCTTCCCCCGGCTCTTCACCTGCCCGACACTGGAGACCACCAACTTCAAAGTGG GTAGTATATGCCCACCGTACACAATCCAGAGGCACCAGGGCCTCGAGTGCAGAGTCAGTGCCTGCAGCCACCGGGATCCGCCCGGCCACAGCCTCGTGCCACCCCCGCGCGTCCCACCAGGAGTGCTCCCTGGCCACGCCACACACCGCGTTCTGAAACGGGTGTTTTTTCCGGAGCATACACTGCAGCGCGACTTGagccgtggttggttgaatctgcagatgcagaaccacagCTGTGGAGGAACTGCTGAATAA